GGAGTCAAAACTTACAGGCAAATAATTCAGGAGTGCTGAGTGCTGAGTGAATAACTCCTCCTAAATCCTGTAGAGACGCGATTAATCGCGTCTCTACTCCTAAATCCTGTATAGACACGATTAATCGCGTCTCCTAACTCCTCAACCGCCCAACTGATTAGGACGCTTGTATTGCTTATAGGCAGCGTAAAACAGTCCGGCGAGGGTGACGAAAACTAGACCAAGGACAATACCTGATAGCAGGGGTTCAACCACTGGAAATCTCCTCTTTGTAATTATTAAATATTCGTTGCCTGTTTTTGATTTTACCAAATTTAGTATGAATCCTGCGTCTTACAGACTTTTTGAAGGCGACTGCCCACAAAAAAATAGTCTTCTGTGCTTGCAGACACGATCAAGAACTTTTAAGCTATGTGTAGGAAATGAAAACTTTTTAGCACACCTAGACTTTCACCGCAAACCTTTTGGATAACCAGATTACCAAACCTGAAATTTTGATTCAGCGCATCGTTTTATTGACGCTGGCCATACTGCTATCAATCCCTTTGGGCTTTTTTGGTGTTCAGTTGGTTCAAGCCTCCGATCCTTATGTCAAGAGTGTTTTATCCCTAACAGGAAACCCAGTTCAAGGACACGCGATCTTTCAAATTAACTGTGCTGGTTGTCATGGTTTGGAAGCAGACGGGCGAGTAGGGCCCAGTTTGCAAGCTGTTTCCAAGCATAAGTCTCAATATGGATTGATTCATCAGGTAATCAGTGGCGAAACCCCGCCAATGCCAAAATTCCAACCTAGCACCCAAGAGATGGCGGATCTTTTGAGCTATTTGGAGTCGTTGTAGACGTTAGATTTTTTGGTTGCGGGATACTGTCGTTCCTTGGTTCACATTTCGGATAATCAGTTTTGAAACGAGGAGGATACTGAGATCAACTTCTGCTTTACTAAGGAAACAATACACCCATAGCATCTGAGGGTAATAATACAGCCACATTGGACATTACATCGTTCCTCCGATTTAGCAACAGGCGATCGCTACTTTTTAGTTGTTGCAGATGACTAAGACTACAACAACTAACAAATATACGTTGGCAATCAAGGCAACGATCAAAGACAATAATGTTTGGGTGGTAGCAATTAGCCTGTATACTAAGATAGACAGTTCAACTGTATATTTTGTCATTTGTACGTAAAATTCCTCATAAAAACATATATAAATTGTATATTTTAAAGTATGTAATTATTGAAAAAGTGAGGTTAGTGTACCGAACTCGGTAAGATTGAGACAAAAGCTCCTAATAAATAGGCTATGGTTTAGCTTCTTTAACAAACTAGTACAGTGCGGCGGAAATAAACCACCCATTCCAAATCAATAAAACCCTCATGCTGTATTCGTTTTTAATTTTTAATTTTTAATTCCGCCCTGCGGTACTAGTACGTCACGGTGGAAATAAGCCACCCATTTAAAATTGCTAGACATCCTACAAAATCAGCGTTCTTTCTTTTTACTTTTGCCTTGTTGTACTAGATATTCTTAAGATGCCCGAAAGCTAATGACTGAAGCGATCCAAATCGGTAATCGTACAATTACAGCAAGTGAACTAATTTCCTTGCTGGCAAATTATCAAATGTTGCCACAGTTGAAGCGAGAATTAATCATCGATGAGGCGATAGAGCAAAACTCACGCTCTACGAACATAGCAATACAATGTACACCGGAGGAATTAGCCCAAGCTAAACAGCAGTTTTATGCTGAAAAACAGTTCAAAAGTGAAGAAGACATCCAGGCTTGGATGGCACATCAAGGCTTGACTCCCGAACAACTAGAAGTTATTACCACTCGGAAGCTGAAAATTGAAAAATTCAAGCAAGCCACTTGGGGTAATAAACTCGAATCCTATTTTTTCCAGTCCAAGGCGAAACTAGACAAAGTAATTTATTCTCTACTGCGAACCCAGGATATAGGAATTGCCCAAGAACTTTATTTTCGGATTCAGGCAAAAGAAAACTCCTTTGCTGACTTGGCGCGGGAAT
This Nostoc sp. KVJ3 DNA region includes the following protein-coding sequences:
- the petG gene encoding cytochrome b6-f complex subunit V — translated: MVEPLLSGIVLGLVFVTLAGLFYAAYKQYKRPNQLGG
- a CDS encoding c-type cytochrome, whose protein sequence is MDNQITKPEILIQRIVLLTLAILLSIPLGFFGVQLVQASDPYVKSVLSLTGNPVQGHAIFQINCAGCHGLEADGRVGPSLQAVSKHKSQYGLIHQVISGETPPMPKFQPSTQEMADLLSYLESL
- a CDS encoding peptidylprolyl isomerase, which codes for MTEAIQIGNRTITASELISLLANYQMLPQLKRELIIDEAIEQNSRSTNIAIQCTPEELAQAKQQFYAEKQFKSEEDIQAWMAHQGLTPEQLEVITTRKLKIEKFKQATWGNKLESYFFQSKAKLDKVIYSLLRTQDIGIAQELYFRIQAKENSFADLAREYSLGPESQTGGLVGPIELNALHPVMVQMLSSSQPGQILPPTRIADWFVILRLEKFIPAQLDEFMKVRLLNELFEIWLQEQSSQFN